The following coding sequences are from one Primulina eburnea isolate SZY01 chromosome 15, ASM2296580v1, whole genome shotgun sequence window:
- the LOC140815042 gene encoding aspartate--tRNA ligase 2, cytoplasmic-like, protein MRTPANQGIFRVQCQVENIFRQFLLSEGFVGIHTPKLIAGSSEGGSAVFRLNYKGTPACLAQSPQLHKQMSICGDFGRVFEIGPVFRAEDSFTHRHLCEFTGLDVEMEIKEHYSEVMDIVDRLFVAMFDCLNEHCSKELEAINKQYPFEKLKYLRNTLCLTFEEGVQMLKEAGSYNFHVFSLMQEAGVEIDPLGDLNTESERKLGQLVLEKYGTEFYMLHRYPLAVRPFYTMPCYDNPSNIYSFEVNLVTFQVL, encoded by the exons ATGCGCACACCGGCCAATCAAGGAATTTTCCGTGTCCAATGCCAAGTTGAAAAT ATATTTAGACAGTTCCTATTATCTGAAGGTTTTGTTGGGATCCACACGCCTAAGTTGATTGCAGGTTCTAGTGAAGGTGGTTCGGCTGTTTTTAGATTGAATTACAAAGGAACACCTGCATGTCTGGCACAATCACCCCAGCTTCATAAACAAATGTCCATTTGTGGTGATTTTGGCAGAGTATTTGAGATCGGTCCAGTATTCAGAGCAGAGGACTCTTTTACACACAGACATTTGTGTGAATTTACAGGTCTTGATGTTGAAATGGAGATTAAGGAGCACTATTCAGAA GTAATGGATATTGTTGATCGTTTATTTGTGGCGATGTTTGATTGTTTGAACGAGCATTGTTCAAAAGAGCTCGAAGCCATTAATAAACAATACCCTTTTGAGAAGCTGAAG TACTTGCGAAATACTTTATGTCTCACCTTTGAAGAGGGGGTCCAAATGCTGAAG GAAGCAGGTTCTTATAATTTTCACGTGTTTTCGCTTATGCAAGAGGCTGGAGTCGAAATTGATCCTCTTGGTGATCTTAACACAGAATCAGAGAGAAAACTTGGCCAGCTTGTTCTGGAGAA GTATGGCACTGAGTTCTACATGCTTCATCGTTATCCTCTGGCTGTTCGACCATTCTATACGATGCCATGTTATGATAATCCGAGTAATATTTACTCATTCGAGGTAAATCTAGTTACATTTCAAGTACTTTAG